In one window of Henckelia pumila isolate YLH828 chromosome 1, ASM3356847v2, whole genome shotgun sequence DNA:
- the LOC140874605 gene encoding uncharacterized protein translates to MLEGPIPEFLGNLASVLELHLSYNKLDGRIPDSLGNLVSLSSMDLDDNKLDGGIPDSLGNLRSLSYLDLAANILEGFEILACPCNQFLHQEPGTSQEAEQFACTRFKAEYPIFQKEDIKKALGEL, encoded by the exons ATGCTTGAGG GTCCGATTCCAGAATTTTTGGGAAATCTAGCATCTGTTCTGGAGCTCCATCTCTCCTACAACAAGCTAGATGGCAGGATTCCCGACTCTTTAGGAAATTTGGTGTCCCTTTCCTCTATGGATCTCGACGATAACAAGCTGGATGGTGGGATTCCTGATTCTTTGGGGAATTTAAGGTCTCTTTCTTATCTCGATCTCGCCGCTAACATTCTTGAAG GTTTTGAGATATTGGCTTGCCCTTGTAATCAATTCTTGCATCAAGAACCGGGAACAAGCCAAGAAGCAGAACAATTTGCTTGCACCAGATTCAAGGCCGAATACCCTATCTTTCAGAAG GAAGATATAAAGAAAGCACTGGGAGAACTTTAA